AGTTGTTAAAAACAATCAGCTTCTTGGTTACGGAGTCATTCGTCCTTGTCGAAATGGTTATAAAATTGGTCCATTGCAGGCGGATTCGCCGGAACAAGCAGAGCTTCTTTTTTGTGCGTTAAAGTCTAAGGTTAAAGCAGGTGTTGCCATTTTTCTGGATGTTCCTGAAGTTAATGAACAAGCCATTCTTATGGCGAGAAAGTACAATATGAAACTATCTTTTGAAACTGCAAGAATGTACACCGGTAGCTTTCCTGAATTGCCGATACATAAAATATTTGGAGTGACTTCTTTTGAGGTTGGCTAAATCCTCAGCAGTTAATACAAAATCATTTTTAATCAATATACAGCTTGTTGGTGGTCAAAGTAGCAAAGGAATAATACAACTTATACAAAATAATAAACTATGAACAAAAAAATCTTTTTCCTCTCTCATGGCGGCGGTCCTCTTCCGGTTCTTGGTGAAAAATCTCATAAAGAACTTGTTGAGAACTTAGAACGAATAGCACAAGAAATCAGAAAACCCTCAGCAATTTTAGTGATAAGTGCTCATTGGGAGGAAAACGAGGCAACCGTAACATCCGCAATAAACCCGGATTTAATTTATGATTATTACGGTTTTCCGCAAGAATCCTATAGCATAAAATATCCTTGTCCGGGTAATCCTGAATTGGCGAAACAGGTGTGGCAGAAATTAAAAGATCTAGATATTCAATCAGAATTAGACGAACAAAGAGGGTTTGATCATGGTTTGTTTATTCCTTTAAAAATCATGTTCCCGGAAGCTGATATTCCCTGCGTACAGCTTTCATTATTGAATAACCTCAATCCTCAACAACATATTGCCATCGGCAAGGCGCTATCATCTATCGAATATGAAAATTTGCTTATCATCGGCTCAGGATTTTCTTTTCATAATATGGCTGCATTTTTCGCAAAAGAAACAGAAGAGACAAAAGACAAGAATAATCAATTTGAAGGATGGCTTATAGACACCTGTTCCAACCATAATATTAATGAAACAGAAAGAGAAAACAGGTTAAGTAACTGGAGTTCAGCACCTCATGCCCGATATTGCCATCCCAGAGAAGAACATTTGTTACCTTTACATGTTTGTTATGGGTTTGCACAAAGAGCCTGCGACCTGTATTATGAGTTGCATATTTTAAACAAGAAAGCCAGTATGTATCTTTGGAAGTAGTTATTGATTTTAAGTCAAGGGTTACAGTAGTTGTCAGAATTTTAAATCATAGTGTATTTGAGCAAAATCGGAATAGCGACAATATCATAAGGAATATAATTTCATCATGAATAGTAAACAAATTCTTAGTAAAAAACTGTCAGAAATTAGATTGGCGATAGAGGAAATGTTGGAAGATAAAGCCATCAAACATAAAGTTTGGAATTTTGGAGCTTATGACATAGATCCAAAATATCTGGTTATTGTTGGTACGGAAACGGAAATACAAAAACAAGAACTTCATTCAGATAAAAGTTTTAATGAGTCGCTTAAAAATTTATTAGAACAGTTTGATTGGCCAGAAGCTGCA
This genomic interval from Gammaproteobacteria bacterium contains the following:
- a CDS encoding class III extradiol ring-cleavage dioxygenase, whose translation is MNKKIFFLSHGGGPLPVLGEKSHKELVENLERIAQEIRKPSAILVISAHWEENEATVTSAINPDLIYDYYGFPQESYSIKYPCPGNPELAKQVWQKLKDLDIQSELDEQRGFDHGLFIPLKIMFPEADIPCVQLSLLNNLNPQQHIAIGKALSSIEYENLLIIGSGFSFHNMAAFFAKETEETKDKNNQFEGWLIDTCSNHNINETERENRLSNWSSAPHARYCHPREEHLLPLHVCYGFAQRACDLYYELHILNKKASMYLWK